Proteins encoded by one window of Torulaspora delbrueckii CBS 1146 chromosome 2, complete genome:
- the SCJ1 gene encoding Scj1p (similar to Saccharomyces cerevisiae SCJ1 (YMR214W); ancestral locus Anc_8.730) — MLLRLTFLLSILLIPLTLAQDYYAILGLNKDASDKEIKSSYRQLSKKFHPDKNPGDEEAHHKFIEIGEAYEVLSDPEKRKIFDQYGADALKNGGPGGPGGGGGGFNDPFDIFEQMFNRGGGGGGGGFGRMQRPRGHNLKVREQLSLKEYYTGATLEFTLALNDICDHCDGTGSADGKVAKCSDCQGRGVVIQVIRMGMMTQQIQQMCGRCGGKGSVIKNHCKTCHGSKVVKKQKPFHVEVPPGAARHYTETRSGESDKGADFDAGDVFIEFNEKTTNNLGYRRRGPHLYRTEVLSAREALKGDWQREVEFLDEKKKVKIARAKNVVVHNGEVERIPGFGMPQPNGKHAFGDLFIEYVVVMPHEISKSGIRDEL, encoded by the coding sequence ATGCTATTGCGATTGACGTTCCTTCTATCAATTCTATTAATTCCATTAACGTTAGCCCAGGATTATTATGCAATACTTGGCTTGAATAAAGATGCTTCTGATAAAGAAATCAAGTCTTCTTACAGACAACTTTCGAAGAAATTCCATCCAGACAAGAACCCAGGCGACGAGGAAGCACACCACAAGTTTATTGAAATCGGTGAAGCATATGAAGTGTTAAGTGACCCAGAAAAGCGTAAGATCTTTGACCAATACGGTGCTGATGCGCTGAAGAATGGTGGGCCTGGCGGACCGGGcggtggtggtggtggatTCAATGATCCAttcgatatttttgaaCAGATGTTCAACAGAGGTGGTGGAGGAGGTGGTGGAGGATTTGGACGTATGCAGAGGCCTCGAGGACACAATCTTAAAGTTCGCGAACAGCTTTCGTTGAAAGAATACTACACTGGAGCCACACTCGAGTTTACATTAGCATTGAACGATATATGTGATCACTGCGACGGAACGGGATCCGCAGATGGTAAAGTTGCCAAATGTTCAGACTGTCAAGGCCGTGGTGTTGTGATACAAGTGATCAGGATGGGAATGATGACCCAGCAAATCCAACAGATGTGCGGAAGATGCGGCGGTAAAGGTAGTGTTATCAAAAACCATTGTAAGACGTGCCACGGTAGTAAAGTGGTTAAGAAACAGAAGCCATTCCATGTAGAAGTCCCTCCAGGTGCGGCAAGACATTACACAGAGACAAGAAGTGGTGAATCCGACAAGGGTGCAGACTTTGATGCAGGTGACGTGTTTATTGAATTCAACGAGAAAACGACCAATAACTTGGGCTACAGAAGACGTGGTCCACATCTGTACCGAACCGAAGTACTCAGTGCTCGTGAAGCTTTAAAAGGTGACTGGCAAAGGGAAGTAGAATTCCTcgacgagaagaagaaggtcaaAATTGCAAGAGCCAAAAACGTAGTGGTACACAATGGCGAAGTAGAGCGTATTCCAGGGTTCGGGATGCCACAACCGAATGGGAAACATGCTTTTGGAGACCTTTTTATCGAGTATGTGGTCGTTATGCCACATGAAATCTCCAAGAGTGGAATCAGAGACGAATTGTAG
- the CAF20 gene encoding Caf20p (similar to Saccharomyces cerevisiae CAF20 (YOR276W); ancestral locus Anc_8.729) has product MVRYTIEELLQLKPSETLTANFDGAEFRAMIEKVKQLQAIKEEEYIAQHGGHFARRRSSHHHGKPKIKHTKPKVTTDSDGWCTFEAKKKGSGDEEEEDSGKETAPVQIAQETLKVKPNKNITSSRPADSKDIVADKPTLSFNAFAALESEDEDEDEDEE; this is encoded by the coding sequence ATGGTTAGATACACTATCGAGGAActtttgcaattgaaacCAAGTGAAACGCTCACTGCTAATTTCGATGGCGCGGAATTCAGGGCCatgattgaaaaagtgAAGCAACTGCAAGCTATCAAGGAGGAAGAGTACATTGCTCAACATGGTGGTCACTTTGCTCGTAGAAGATCGTCTCACCATCATGGTAAACCAAAGATCAAGCATACTAAACCAAAGGTTACCACAGACTCCGATGGTTGGTGTACTTTTGAAGCCAAAAAGAAGGGCAGTggtgacgaagaagaagaagatagtGGCAAGGAGACTGCTCCCGTACAGATTGCCCAAGAAACCTTGAAGGTTAAACCAAACAAGAACATTACATCTTCGAGACCAGCGGATTCAAAGGATATCGTCGCGGATAAGCCAACGTTAAGCTTTAATGCATTTGCAGCACTCGAGAgtgaggatgaggatgaggacgaGGACGAAGAATAG
- the CEF1 gene encoding Cef1p (similar to Saccharomyces cerevisiae CEF1 (YMR213W); ancestral locus Anc_8.728) codes for MPPVPVYVKGGVWTNLEDQIVKAAIQKYGTHQWSKIASLLQRKTAKQCETRWNEYLNPKINFDEFSKEEDARLLDLARRLPNQWRTIADAMGRTAQVCIDRYNRLMEGDEHDPELSLGSSLEFKVGDLNPKSDTLAAKPDESELADDEREMLAEARARLLNTQGKKATRKIRERMLEESKRIAQLQKRRELKQAGIKTAIKQPKKRYATEIDYNKDIVYEQAPLPGIYDTSLEDERLVKEFQDYKKKVDRRGIKNKESSKNDSSGRGKVQDDVLQVKKGNLERKILTDDYKKPPLTLPKPGARVAVVEEDVAIKKRKLLDNGIGVKIEHERHFEPAGTTQVPSKPVSLKDLFTRLPKPKNDFEIILDDEEDEDELSEDQHQIENVSVQGSDIIAKPEDSTLALDLDCLKQSRLPTPPFTTNPEDDFEQTFNELVATSMIKEEYLQPYEYTILLSKVEEQMKHIQIEPPHLSETWTPPTRNDLMESIHSKCSTIADLQEQLAYISPIVSQNDRISRRVCGEMLPRVRTLQHRYYVNYRMYQDEVRGISARTERLKADLYQLEAS; via the coding sequence ATGCCTCCAGTACCTGTGTATGTTAAGGGTGGCGTATGGACCAACTTGGAGGATCAGATAGTTAAGGCTGCTATACAGAAATATGGTACTCATCAGTGGAGCAAAATAGCTTCACTTCTCCAGAGGAAAACAGCAAAACAGTGTGAGACAAGATGGAATGAATATCTGAATCCCAAGATAaactttgatgaatttaGTAAGGAGGAAGATGCACGATTACTGGATCTTGCTCGAAGACTTCCCAATCAATGGAGAACGATAGCGGATGCTATGGGTCGGACAGCTCAGGTATGTATTGATCGGTATAACAGGCTCATGGAAGGTGACGAGCATGATCCCGAATTGAGCCTTGGGTCCTCATTAGAATTCAAAGTTGGTGACTTAAACCCTAAATCTGACACTTTGGCAGCCAAACCAGATGAAAGTGAATTGGCCGATGACGAACGTGAGATGTTGGCCGAAGCTAGAGCCCGCTTATTGAATACCCAGGGTAAGAAAGCCACTAGGAAGATACGAGAGAGGATGTTAGAAGAGTCTAAGAGAATAGCACAATTGCAGAAAAGGCGAGAACTGAAACAGGCCGGTATCAAGACTGCGATCAAGCAACCCAAGAAACGGTATGCGACAGAGATAGATTACAATAAGGATATCGTCTATGAACAGGCTCCACTCCCCGGAATATATGATACTTCGCTAGAAGATGAGAGACTTGTCAAAGAATTCCAAGACTataagaagaaagttgatcGAAGAGGAAtaaagaataaagaaagtTCAAAAAATGATTCATCAGGACGTGGTAAAGTTCAAGATGACGTATTGCAAGTTAAGAAAGGCAATCTTGAGAGGAAAATACTGACAGACGATTACAAGAAGCCTCCCTTGACTCTGCCGAAACCGGGGGCAAGAGTGGCAGTAGTAGAGGAAGATGTTGCAATAAAGAAACGAAAGCTACTGGATAATGGCATTGGAGTTAAAATCGAACACGAACGACACTTCGAACCTGCTGGTACAACCCAAGTGCCATCTAAGCCTGTATCTCTGAAAGACCTTTTTACAAGGCTGCCGAAACCAAAGAACGATTTCGAAATCATATtagatgacgaggaagatgaagacgagCTCAGCGAGGATCaacatcaaattgaaaacGTATCGGTACAGGGTAGCGATATAATAGCGAAGCCCGAAGATTCTACTCTTGCGCTAGATTTGGATTGCCTAAAGCAAAGCCGATTGCCCACTCCTCCTTTCACCACGAATCCCGAGGACGATTTCGAGcaaactttcaatgaattAGTAGCCACATCTATGATCAAGGAAGAATATTTACAACCGTATGAATACACAATACTCCTCAgtaaagttgaagagcagATGAAGCATATTCAAATAGAACCCCCACATCTCTCGGAAACCTGGACGCCGCCTACAAGAAATGACCTAATGGAATCAATACACTCAAAATGTTCCACGATAGCAGATTTACAAGAGCAATTGGCATACATTTCCCCAATAGTTTCCCAGAATGACCGAATCTCCAGAAGAGTATGCGGCGAAATGCTGCCTCGCGTTCGCACGCTGCAACACAGATACTACGTGAATTACAGGATGTATCAGGATGAAGTACGCGGAATCTCAGCCAGAACCGAAAGGCTCAAGGCAGATCTTTACCAATTGGAAGCCTCTTGA
- the EFR3 gene encoding Efr3p (similar to Saccharomyces cerevisiae EFR3 (YMR212C); ancestral locus Anc_8.727), translating into MRLFAPKHQKLVNQCYPSGRATDKKPKSSETSYLLYYVNSRRSKLEKVSTYLVKRTTVDLNRRRVGNVAVTLELMTKIVVHCKENLNVFVKDFLQIMKNILSNSNINNDVSVVELVQETFCSICKNVEGALCSGDTEFVQLYQEFAELYFRVVIEMLHNDDLLLMGCIDISYTSNLASSPQINHFIPQSVTFVLQKFLDRNPRYKTPHLDPEGDQVVYKRLSRTQTRNAGLDGIADDGADLSVKALQSYFTTTETDKLTLSLRALLHFMQKNPNRNLLEFICNGIPVQLRYIVVLLLIRQLNDKACQPIIVLKLVSSLLVSDVSIVGLSVLDMMRKILKFQLENIGKDEIVHQCGVTLTDLNNKVYYRGQTSDMLYEFLLKLRSTKVEAEITVINKDIHELMKNIEKPSISLELFLDLAPYAAKSEIVRMFDIVEEQVSGGLYFSKLYQLIRELGSAPEGQVLMEKVFKKYKSLALLSGLNYFTENVSSPEPAYYFYHLEAAKYLDLEDYKSQVEYKRENGDMFSKDDLINYYSDSGSNKFSKKGTQILMSQNNQISTTDLLSDNTIRTNSLSVTQESSIDALAAANTVVNKNPNENYTVALNGLANGRFTDLRSWKSLRNAAPKVDDLKRAMGNGKPTGGHRAENGVLRGSQSVKSRVTNITFLLSELKSIDDETSHVYDPDEDEVVGLDKNDIARSHSLKAIPYSNYNGNKRKSLSREDKVDEEFQDAVDDIALTSTRGKLF; encoded by the coding sequence ATGAGACTCTTTGCTCCGAAGCACCAAAAATTGGTCAACCAATGCTACCCATCAGGGAGAGCGACTGACAAGAAGCCAAAGTCTTCGGAGACCTCCTATCTTTTGTATTACGTGAATTCGAGACGTAGTAAACTGGAAAAAGTCAGTACTTACCTTGTAAAGAGAACTACTGTGGATTTGAACCGTCGAAGAGTGGGAAATGTGGCAGTTACGTTGGAGCTTATGACCAAGATCGTTGTACATTGTAAGGAAAATCTCAACGTGTTTGTTAAggactttcttcaaataatgAAGAACATATTATCGAACAGCAATATTAATAATGACGTCTCTGTCGTTGAGTTGGTTCAAGAGACTTTCTGCAGTATATGCAAAAATGTTGAAGGTGCATTGTGCAGTGGTGATACagaatttgttcaactttACCAGGAATTTGCGGAGCTCTACTTCCGTGTGGTCATTGAGATGCTGCATAATGACGATTTATTACTGATGGGTTGTATTGATATTTCTTACACGAGTAACCTGGCAAGCAGCCCCCAAATTAACCATTTCATACCTCAATCTGTGACGTTTGTTTTACAAAAGTTTTTGGATAGAAATCCAAGATATAAGACACCGCATTTGGACCCTGAAGGAGACCAGGTTGTGTACAAGAGGTTGAGTAGAACTCAAACACGAAACGCAGGGCTAGATGGTATAGCAGACGATGGTGCAGATCTCTCGGTGAAAGCATTACAGTCTTATTTCACCACCACTGAGACCGATAAGTTGACTTTGTCTCTCCGAGCTTTACTGCATTTCATGCAAAAGAATCCTAACAGGAACTTGCTAGAGTTTATTTGCAATGGTATACCCGTTCAATTAAGGTACATTGTTGTTTTACTGCTGATCAGGCAACTAAATGATAAAGCTTGTCAACCTATTATTGTCTTGAAGCTGGTCTCATCTCTGTTGGTGTCTGACGTCAGTATCGTGGGATTGAGTGTTCTAGATatgatgagaaagattctCAAATTTCAGTTAGAGAATATTGGCAAAGATGAGATCGTCCATCAATGCGGCGTTACTCTAACAGATTTGAACAATAAGGTCTATTATAGAGGTCAAACATCGGACATGCTATATGAGTTTTTACTGAAGCTCAGGTCTACAAAAGTGGAAGCAGAAATTACTGTGATTAACAAGGATATTCATGaactgatgaagaacattGAGAAGCCATCCATAAGCCTGGAGCTATTCCTAGATCTGGCTCCATATGCTGCTAAGTCAGAAATTGTACGAATGTTTGACATCGTCGAGGAACAGGTATCTGGTGGCCTCTATTTCTCAAAACTATACCAGCTAATTCGGGAACTAGGCTCTGCGCCTGAAGGACAAGTATTGATGGAAAAGGTCTTCAAAAAGTATAAGAGCCTAGCGCTTCTCTCTGGCTTAAACTACTTTACCGAAAATGTGTCAAGCCCTGAACCGGCATACTACTTTTATCACTTGGAGGCAGCGAAATACTTAGATTTAGAGGATTACAAGTCCCAAGTTGAATACAAAAGAGAGAATGGGGACATGTTTTCGaaagatgatttgatcaattaCTACTCCGATTCAGGGTCCAACAAGTTTAGTAAAAAGGGCACACAAATTTTAATGTCTCAAAACAATCAAATCTCGACAACTGACCTTCTAAGTGATAATACCATCCGTACAAACTCTTTAAGCGTTACTCAGGAATCGTCCATCGACGCGCTTGCTGCTGCAAATACGGTTGTCAATAAAAACCCTAATGAAAATTACACCGTTGCTCTTAATGGTCTCGCTAATGGACGCTTTACTGACCTGAGATCGTGGAAGAGCTTAAGGAATGCGGCACCCAAGGTGGACGATTTAAAAAGAGCCATGGGCAATGGTAAGCCAACAGGCGGTCACAGAGCAGAAAACGGTGTTTTACGTGGCTCTCAATCTGTGAAATCCAGAGTGACTAATATAACTTTTCTCCTTAGTGAGCTCAAAAGTATTGATGACGAGACTAGCCATGTTTACGATCCCGATGAAGACGAAGTTGTTGGGCTTGATAAGAATGATATTGCGAGATCTCACTCTTTGAAGGCCATTCCCTACTCCAATTATAATGGTAATAAAAGAAAGTCTTTAAGTAGGGAAGATAAAGTTGATGAGGAATTTCAAGACGCTGTCGATGATATAGCATTAACCAGCACCCGGGGCAAACTATTTTAA
- the RIM20 gene encoding Rim20p (similar to Saccharomyces cerevisiae RIM20 (YOR275C); ancestral locus Anc_8.726) → MTELLCVPFKQTLRLDLRKELSELIESITYQSSSFFEEDLTKISALRERVCDSEVSESKLLALKQYYAYLEGLREKFPDNQIQFTWFQTLSQKSCASAQYSIKFEMLNVLYNIGSMYSLLAMDSNDGSTNALKKLCIYFQKSAGCFQYIVQHLQETKEPVFDQNTGLALIELMLAQAQECFWFKAVRNSHKDSLISRLAQQTADYYEKAFLYSKKSELIRSDWTDHLSSKSMHFKAVAFYRNAISLGQNSEYGAMVKSLRIARSFAKKVSLQSKDEFIETIQDALKNAERDNDFIYLQPVPSSVPALKPAPMVKPLPIEDTLKDCNSGQDKLFLALLPLQVVEACTAYNERQDSYINEHIIRPLEALNKILTESLPKNELPPDLKPISMEELHQYDMALKDQESNNIRVKKLLEEVDMVLEKEAETNDYLSARFGNLNWDLPKSSTVNLTYTEKLRALKDYLKQGQTIDYETRSLFQSIDSRLVTFEIKIPESNNPIVSEVSNILKKREKYCRKVESESSEHRILPKIISEYRSTGETNFEGVFREHLKYLEADRKFVQEQKLVNKSLLEKLRAQGDQTEIRRLEPFELYIEDLRHSMQLLNEVKINLEEGADFYQKLIKSASKLLLEVQNFEASRRDQQRALETNLCSDK, encoded by the coding sequence ATGACAGAGCTATTATGTGTTCCTTTCAAGCAAACTCTCAGACTGGATTTAAGAAAAGAGCTCTCTGAACTTATAGAATCTATTACGTACCAAAGCTCATCCtttttcgaagaagatcttACAAAGATTTCAGCCCTAAGAGAAAGGGTTTGTGATTCAGAGGTCAGTGAAAGCAAGCTACTTGCTCTCAAACAATACTATGCTTACTTAGAAGGTCTGCGTGAGAAGTTTCCTGATAATCAGATACAATTTACGTGGTTTCAGACCCTGTCCCAAAAGTCCTGCGCCAGTGCTCAGTATTCCATCAAGTTCGAGATGCTTAACGTATTATACAACATTGGTTCTATGTACTCCTTACTTGCTATGGACTCGAATGATGGATCTACAAATGCATTAAAGAAATTATGTATCTACTTCCAAAAGAGTGCTGGCTGTTTCCAATATATTGTGCAACATCTTCAGGAAACCAAGGAGCCAGTTTTTGACCAAAATACAGGTCTGGCTTTGATTGAACTAATGTTAGCGCAGGCTCAAGAGTGTTTTTGGTTCAAGGCAGTGCGGAATTCTCATAAGGATTCGCTCATATCACGACTGGCACAACAGACCGCTGACTATTACGAAAAAGCCTTCCTCTATTCGAAAAAAAGTGAGCTAATTAGAAGTGATTGGACTGACCATCTAAGCTCTAAAAGCATGCATTTTAAAGCAGTCGCCTTTTACAGGAATGCTATTTCATTGGGTCAAAACTCGGAATATGGTGCTATGGTCAAATCCTTAAGAATCGCCAggtcatttgcaaaaaaagTAAGCCTACAATCTAAAGACGAATTTATCGAAACCATCCAAGATGCTCTGAAAAATGCTGAGAGAGATAATGATTTTATTTATTTACAGCCGGTTCCCTCTAGCGTGCCCGCGCTGAAACCAGCACCAATGGTCAAGCCGTTGCCGATTGAAGATACTCTGAAAGATTGTAACAGCGGACAGGATAAGCTGTTCCTAGCTTTGCTGCCTCTTCAAGTAGTGGAAGCATGCACAGCATATAACGAGCGACAAGATAGTTACATCAATGAGCATATCATCAGACCTCTGGAAGCACTCAACAAAATACTTACTGAAAGCCTTCCAAAAAATGAATTGCCTCCCGATCTGAAACCTATATCAATGGaagaacttcatcaatatgaTATGGCATTAAAGGACCAAGAATCAAATAATATTCGGGtaaagaaacttcttgaagaggTTGATATGGtacttgagaaagaagcagagaCAAATGACTATTTGAGCGCTCGGTTTGGTAATCTAAATTGGGACTTGCCGAAATCATCTACTGTGAATTTGACCTATACTGAGAAGCTCCGAGCGTTGAAAGACTATCTAAAACAAGGCCAGACGATTGATTATGAAACTAGATCGTTGTTTCAATCTATTGACAGCCGTCTCGTCACATTCGAAATCAAGATTCCAGAGAGTAACAATCCAATTGTTAGCGAGGTGAGCAACATTCTTAAGAAACGTGAAAAGTATTGCAGGAAGGTCGAGTCCGAAAGCTCCGAACATCGAATTTTGCCTAAAATTATAAGTGAATACCGGAGTACTGGAGAGACAAACTTTGAAGGTGTCTTTAGAGAGCATCTCAAGTACTTAGAGGCCGATCGTAAGTTCgttcaagaacagaaaTTGGTGAACAAATCGCTATTGGAGAAGCTTCGAGCCCAAGGAGATCAGACAGAGATAAGGCGTCTGGAACCGTTTGAGCTGTATATCGAGGATCTCCGTCACTCTATGCAGCTTCTGAATGAGGTCAAAATAAaccttgaagaaggtgctGATTTCtatcaaaaattgattaaaTCAGCCAGTAAGCTCCTGTTAGAGGTGCAGAACTTTGAGGCTTCGAGGAGAGATCAACAAAGAGCTTTGGAGACAAATTTATGCTCTGACAAGTGA
- the MOD5 gene encoding tRNA dimethylallyltransferase (similar to Saccharomyces cerevisiae MOD5 (YOR274W); ancestral locus Anc_8.725): MGSRGKVIVIAGTTGVGKSQLSIQLAQKFNGEVINSDSMQVYKGVPIITNKHPIEERNGITHHVMNHVDWTEEYYLHRFEKECNDAIKDIHSRGKIAIVVGGTHYYLQCLFNKHVDSGSKELTSEENQILNSEDPELVYDTLKKCDPEIACKFHPNDTRRVQRMLEIFYRSGRKPSETFAEQKTTLLYDTLFFWLYSDPDPLNKRLDDRVDKMLETGGMEEINELYNFFKAKNYESGQCENGVWQVIGFKEFLPWLTHQPSVSLEDCVERMKIRTRQYAKKQVKWIKKMLIPDINGDYFLLDATDLSQWDLNVGERSRVIAEQFVNDQSITEKHAPERLTSLIAANTVNKINSENLNQYTCHICHDRDGKPLIAIGERNWAIHMKSRRHKSNSTRGTCKAAYEKWKLMNKEPSET; the protein is encoded by the coding sequence ATGGGTTCAAGAGGGAAAGTAATCGTTATTGCAGGAACCACAGGGGTTGGTAAGTCCCAGCTTTCCATTCAGTTGGCTCAGAAGTTTAATGGTGAGGTAATAAATTCAGACTCTATGCAAGTCTATAAGGGCGTCCCTATAATTACCAATAAACACCCCATCGAGGAACGAAATGGGATTACACACCATGTCATGAATCATGTGGATTGGACGGAAGAATATTATTTACACCGGTTTGAGAAGGAATGCAATGATGCCATTAAAGACATTCACAGCAGAGGTAAGATAGCTATAGTAGTCGGCGGGACTCATTACTATTTACAATGTCTATTCAATAAGCATGTCGATTCAGGTTCAAAAGAGCTTACCAGTGAAGAAAATCAAATATTAAACTCTGAAGACCCTGAGCTTGTCTATgatactttgaaaaaatgcGATCCAGAGATTGCTTGTAAATTTCACCCAAATGACACAAGAAGAGTACAGAGAATGCTTGAGATCTTTTACAGATCTGGCAGAAAGCCAAGCGAGACGTTTGCAGAACAAAAGACGACGCTGCTTTACGAcactttgttcttctgGCTGTACAGTGATCCGGATCCTctgaacaagagattggaTGATCGTGTGGATAAGATGCTTGAAACCGGTGGTATGGAAGAAATAAATGAGCTCtacaattttttcaagGCCAAAAACTATGAATCCGGCCAGTGTGAGAATGGAGTATGGCAGGTAATTGGgttcaaagagttcttaCCATGGTTGACACATCAGCCATCTGTATCACTGGAAGATTGCGTGGAAAGAATGAAGATTAGAACCAGGCAATATGCAAAGAAGCAGGTCAAATGGATCAAAAAAATGCTGATTCCTGATATAAATGGTGATTACTTTCTATTGGATGCAACTGATTTGTCTCAATGGGACCTCAACGTAGGAGAAAGATCGCGAGTTATTGCCGAACAGTTTGTCAACGACCAAAGTATTACAGAAAAGCATGCCCCCGAGAGGTTGACCTCTTTGATAGCTGCGAATACAGTTAATAAAATAAATTCTGAGAACTTAAACCAGTACACATGCCATATCTGCCATGACCGAGATGGTAAACCACTGATAGCGATCGGTGAGCGGAATTGGGCAATCCACATGAAAAGTAGGAGACATAAATCCAACTCAACAAGAGGCACATGCAAAGCTGCCTATGAGAAGTGGAAGTTGATGAATAAAGAGCCCAGCGAGACTTAA
- the ARO4 gene encoding 3-deoxy-7-phosphoheptulonate synthase ARO4 (similar to Saccharomyces cerevisiae ARO4 (YBR249C); ancestral locus Anc_6.168) — translation MFPANGSQEPSEDVRILGYDPLVSPALLQVQVPATEVSLETAKRGRKEAGEIIAGRDDRVLVIVGPCSIHDLDAAQEYAARLKKLSDELKGELCIIMRAYLEKPRTTVGWKGLINDPDVNNSYNINKGLQSARQLFVNLTSTGVPIGSEMLDTISPQYLADLLSFGAIGARTTESQLHRELASGLSFPVGFKNGTDGTLGVAVDAVQAASHSHHFMGVTKHGVAAITTTKGNEKCFVILRGGKKGTNYDAKSVAEAKAQLPAGSNGLMIDYSHGNSNKDFRNQPKVNDAVCEQISNGEKAIVGVMIESNINEGAQKIPPEGKAGLKYGVSITDACISWETTVDVLTKLAAAVRQRREHYK, via the coding sequence ATGTTTCCAGCAAACGGTTCTCAAGAACCAAGTGAGGATGTCAGAATCTTGGGCTACGACCCATTGGTCTCTCCAGCTTTGTTACAGGTTCAAGTACCAGCCACTGAAGTATCTTTGGAGACCGCTAAGAGAGGTAGAAAAGAAGCTGGTGAGATCATCGCCGGCAGAGATGACAGGGTCCTGGTCATTGTTGGACCTTGTTCTATCCACGATTTGGATGCAGCCCAGGAATATGCCGCTAGGTTAAAGAAACTAtctgatgaattgaaaggTGAACTGTGTATTATCATGAGAGCTTACCTGGAAAAACCAAGAACTACTGTTGGCTGGAAGGGTTTAATCAATGATCCAGATGTTAACAACAGTTACAACATTAACAAAGGTCTGCAGTCCGCCAGGCAATTGTTTGTCAATTTGACTAGTACTGGTGTGCCAATTGGTTCCGAAATGTTGGACACCATCTCTCCTCAATACTTGGCCGATCTATTGTCCTTCGGTGCCATCGGTGCCAGAACTACTGAGTCCCAACTCCATAGAGAACTAGCATCTGGTCTATCATTCCCAGTCGGTTTCAAGAACGGTACCGATGGTACTTTGGGTGTTGCTGTCGACGCTGTTCAAGCTGCTTCGCATTCTCACCACTTTATGGGTGTCACCAAGCATGGTGTCGCAGCTATCACTACTACCAAAGGTAACGAAAAGTGTTTCGTTATTCTAAGAGGTGGTAAGAAAGGTACCAACTACGATGCCAAGTCCGTCGCTGAAGCCAAGGCCCAACTACCCGCTGGTTCAAACGGTTTGATGATCGACTACTCTCACGGTAACTCCAACAAAGATTTCAGAAACCAACCAAAAGTAAACGATGCCGTTTGTGAACAAATTTCTAACGGTGAAAAGGCCATTGTTGGTGTCATGATCGAATCTAACATCAACGAAGGTGCTCAAAAGATCCCACCAGAGGGTAAAGCCGGTTTGAAGTACGGTGTGTCCATCACTGATGCCTGTATAAGTTGGGAAACCACAGTCGATGTCTTGACTAAGCTAGCTGCTGCTGTCAGACAGAGAAGAGAACACTACAAATGA